A genome region from Colwellia sp. Arc7-D includes the following:
- a CDS encoding sulfurtransferase TusA family protein has protein sequence MTYEYDATQDKCPVPLVNLRLLLRKLTPIDSCLIRIRDNGSKKDIPRLLLKQGFYFEQRNVDKHTVELLIRMEK, from the coding sequence ATGACTTACGAATACGATGCCACCCAAGATAAATGCCCAGTGCCACTGGTGAATTTACGCTTATTACTGAGAAAGTTAACGCCGATTGATAGTTGTCTGATACGTATTCGTGATAATGGCTCCAAAAAAGATATTCCCAGGTTGTTATTAAAACAAGGGTTTTACTTTGAACAGCGTAACGTAGATAAGCATACTGTTGAATTATTGATAAGAATGGAAAAATAA